TCAAGATTAGATGGAGTCGTTGTTCTCTTTATTGCTTGATCTGTTCCAAGGCTTTTGACCTTAAATTTAGAAAACTCAAGCTCTATGTCCAGGAGCAACTTTTGTGAATAAAAGATATGCCAGAAACATCAATAGATAATTAGCATGAATACGTATCAGAAAACACAAAAACTTCCATGTTAAGATGCTTGTAACTTTAACCACACTAGtagctacaattttttttcatgaattagttatatttttttttataattgtaaatcAACCATGTTAATcttaataatgataattttgcAAGATTTACAGTATTGGAACTACAATTTAgtaatataatttcaaatattaccTTCTATGCACATAATTTGATGTAATTATCTTGGCCATGTGACAGAGAAAATGCTGAATAAATGCTTGAGTAAAAGTTTTGGTTGTTCTTTTCACAAATCACGATTAGACTATCTTTATTTCCTCTTTAACCAAATGATTGTGCAGATGACAAGGTAGACACCACAAAAAAGCGTAGGGTGGAGCGCTCAAGAAAGTACGTAAAATTATCCCTAGAAACAGATTAAGAGGGTCTCTTCCAAACTAATATTGTATTGGATGCATATTTCTAATTTAACAACCTTGAAATGCAGAATGGCTGAGGCAAAGGAAAGAAACTTGACACCAATAGTTCCCTCAGATATGCAAGCTGTCTTGAAGCGGTGTGAAAACCTTGAGAAGGAAGTTCGATCACTAAAGCTCAATTTGTCCTTCATGAATAGGTAATCAAATATAAGTCCATACTAAGATAAATATCATAGAATCAATCATTTTTCTTGGATTGCTAACATTAGCAATATAGAAAGAGTACTGCATAAAAAAGCATTTATGAAGCAGTCAAAGACTTTAACATACAAACAATTTATGTCATTAGCACCGTTGCATTTACATATGGAAGCAACAGTTTCAATGGAACTAGTAATGCTCTTTTGTACAGTGTTGTCAATCACAGAAAATAGCAGTTTGTTTATATTTTGCTATGATAAAGTGCTATGGCACCACTATAGCCGTTACTGATAAACCATTGAATGCAAAATAAACATACAATATGATTTTTCAGGAAGGATTCTGAACAAACAAAGCAGATAGAGGACCTTCAGAAGCAGAATGAAGACTTGGCAGATGAAAAGGAGCGCCTCCTTGaagaaattgaaagaattttaTCAGAAAGTGGAaagatttaatattttgtttcccCTGTTATATCCTTATCCTCCTCAGGAACAATTCAGTGCTTAGACAAGctattacaagaaaatattacCACATTTAatttgtggatgaaacagctTAGTTAAAAGTAAAAACACTGATCAATAGTGAATCTTTGGAGTCTATTTGCAAAATATAAATGCATGGAATCTGAGTTATTTGTATGACATTGTATATCTAGCAAAAACTTactgttatttaaaatttgaggaGCATGGACGATGGATTAGAGCCATATAAATTGATCGTAAATTTAAACATGGTCCAGCGTACTTACCAACCTCGATATCTTATGTAACAAACAAATATCTTCAATATTTTTATGCTGAcaacatttttatttctatgaaataataaactgttactttcaaattcttttttgtttaataaaaataaccaaattttctttcattattATAACAGCCTACAGGTgccttattattattttttactattttatgtttttattgaaCTTTTTGTTGAGAGTAATTTTATTGAACTTAAAAATCCTCAATTACTAAAACATCCTAAAAACTGAAttgtttagtaaaataaaaaaggaaatttgTTACAGGGGAGTTGCTAAATACTCACCCCCCATGAAAAGATATCCTTTGAGTACATATGTGTGAAAAGATGACaatttttttacacaaataTCCTCTCATATTTCAAATAACATTCACTTGAAAAGATAAATCAATCCTCTTCAGGCAATTTTAATACTGAGTTTGTCGCATCCAAGCTATTTGCCTTCACAAACATTTCTATGGTGGCACTGTGCAATCATCACGAAGCTAGACTAAAGAAAGATGATCTGTTGATGCACACATTTCTACTGAAATAATTTCATCAATTCAAAAGCTATCACAATAGCTTTTACAACCTTTTATTTGAAGTATGTCTGTGACTCACTGTCATTTGTAACAGGAACTTAAGAGGGCATATTTGATGTAAGACAACTATGTAAACCACTATTACTAAACATGCTATTTTAACTAAGAACTTGAACTTTTTCCTGAAGTAATAACAGGAACTGAGTCTATTTAATTGAACTATTACATTTTAATTCCCGCTCGAACTATACATGACTTCCTTATTGGCGCAGATGGGACAAGAATGTCATCTGCTccaattataataatacattacaTGGAGATTCAACCAAAATACATAGCACTACACCAAAATAAGTGCTATGATCTAGGTAATCTAAAAATATCCATAAGACCAAGCCTCTTCCCATATTCAATAGCTAACCAACCCACAAAAGATAAgtatgcaaaaaaaaaacatgtgcGCCTGATGAGAACGGCATTGACACGCCAAGAAAGTATCCATGCTGCAAAAGATTGACGCAATGAAGATAGCAGTAGTTTGAGGAACATAATAAAGGTTATGGAGATCAAAGATGTTGCAAATCCAGACACGACACCAACTATTACTTCCCACCTCCAATACTTGACCCTCCTTCCGATATCGGAAATCCAGTAATTTATCATCTCCATGGCCCTGATTTGAGATACatgcatatataaataataggatgataaaaaatattgaatttttcacGAAATAAAAATACATAGGTCTATATGAAAGCTACTCAACATAATTATTGACACAAAAATTACTAAGCACAATTTGTAAATTTGGAGGACCTTAGAGGTTGTCAATACACAACTGTCATGAAAGTAATTCATAACTGTAAAACAGTATCAGCATCTTCAAGATGAGAAAGTGGTGGGGAGTGAACTCTTTATTATGTCGAGGCACATCAAATTAACAATTCAATCAAATCATGTTTCCACCAAAGATTGTTTATAGAATAGGATATAGGATTATAGCTCAAAACTCACTGACTTTATACAAGACACGGAAAAGAAATATCATACTATCCAGGTTTATATAGCATGTAATGTAGCCAAAGAAATGAAAAGATGTTACAACTTGACCACATTCCAACTAACCTACCCTTCAATGGGAACACATTCTTGTCACTGACTTGTATGGATCAGTAGGGCTTTTCacatttttgttgaaaataataagCTTACCATGAGAACTGACTCTATATTTCATCACTTTCAATCTAGAAACAATATTTCCATTTCTTTGTTCACTGAACCTTTTGAACAAAAATGACAACTAAACATTTTTAAATGAGGACTAAGATTGACTGAACCAATTTTTTCTGTGCCATATTTTTTTTCAGTATGTCGAGGAGTGGCTGCCACAATTTGAACTGATGGTTGAGTTTTTGACCTAGATCTCCACCCACCAGTTCAAGGCTAAGCCCAAGATTTTTTCCCGTCTTCAAGTAAATGAAGCTCACACATTCGAATGGCCGTAAAGATCAAAGAGGGTGCAgatgttttttatttgaagatttgactCCTAGTGATACACTTTAGTAAGTAAGATGTGGAATTACAACGGTGGAATGAAACATCAATGGACAACAACATGACCAATTACATGCATGATGCGTATGTATCACAAATTATGAAGTTGATAAAATCTCaatgatatatttttcaatCAATAGTTATAACCCCACACTTGAATCTCCAAAGTGCATCCCTTACTTTAGAGGAGCCAAAGCCTTTCTTTGAGATTTAAGTGTCAAACTTAAAGTGGAACACGGTAACAGAATGTTAAGTCTTAACCATATTATACTTACAAGTGTTAAATTATGAATTCTAACACTGCAATACCATTTTAGTTAAGTAATCTAAATTATGATACAATAGCAAATTAGTAATCAAATATTAAGTAGGTTGGGACAGTATTTAAAGTACTCACTGGGTAGAATATTGTATAATCTTCTCAATAGTAGACTGCTCATCAGCACGGCAACCAAATAGATTGTCTTGATATAAATGTACTTTTGAAATGCCAGATGTGTACCAGCAATCATAAGTCTCATTGACCTAATATAAtcaaggaagaagagaaaataaatatgtcaTAACAATACCAAAAACCTCTAATGAACTGGTAAGTGGAAGGATTGTTAACTTTTACTATATCTGACACCACAATGATGTTTGATTGTTTGTAAATAATGAATGAGGCTCAGTATGATAAGATTGTTGAAGTTATAGGATTTTAGAAAAAGagccaagaaaataaaaaagactttGAATTCTGAATACAGTTTGATATGATTGATGATTATGATTTGACAAACAAAAGACCCATGCAAACCCTTAGGTATAATAATACAAGACTTCAAAACCTAATTATATAGGGAAATAAATCTTGATAATGACTAACAAATATGAAAACTAATCTCAAGTGATAATccaagatattataagatattttcaaaTCTTCTAACACTCCCCATCAAGCTaagatactatttttttatgaatacaaGCTCAGATACAAAAACTGTGTATTTTCAAATCTTATGAATTATCTAAGATACTCTAAAATAATATCAGGTTGACCATAATATTAAAGACCACAAATTGAAGGCCCCACCTTAAATTTGTACTGTGTCAACCATGCAGCACCAAAATTGGGCCTGCAATAAAGAGGAAGGGCTTCACTCGGAGCCTCAGCAAACGCAAATTGTCTCTGCCCTGAAAAATGATCTTTGTATTCCACCTGAAACAATGTTAACATAAACAATTTACAGCAACTCAAAAgaatcatctaaatttatagttATCATAACAAACAATATAGGATAGACCATACATAAGCTAATTGCACAAACATGCACAATAAATTGGTGTCATATATGTGAACGTGTTTTCTGCATAGATTGATATGTTACTTGGACAAGATGAGCAAACTGTGTATGATTCTGAACCAAAAGGGACAAGCATGCAAAGTAAGAAAGATCATGAAGGATATTATTCAGTGATAGTAACTAAACCTAAACAGTCAAGTGATTGACTGTGTAAAAGGATTACGGTTCGCAGGCGGCATAAGTCTCCTTTCACTGATTACTATTAATGTTTCATGACGTTATAGCTCAGAAATAGTAGCCTAGTTCTCTTCAAATTATTCTGCGACCACTTTTGTTTGGAATAAGCTATTTCAAGTTATTGACGAATGTTGGATGTATGTGCCTATTGACTCTAGAGCAGTTCTCATTGATTAATCTCGGAGAACATATGAGGAGCAAGTAGGGAAAAGTATTAGACAGTGAGTAATTTTAGTAGTTCCTTGGTGTATTCAGATGGAGGGTAATGCTTGTACTTTCGAGGGTGTTTCTCTGTCTTTACTGAGTGATCCAACTACGATCTCGTCAAAGGATATCTTCTATATAATGAACTTGTTTTATCTTCTATATAATGAACTTGTTTGTTAATATCATTTTCCTTCTCATAGTCATTGTTAAGGAGAAATCTTATCTTCCTTCTAATTTGTGCCTTGTTTTTCTTCTAGCAAAtaacattttcttttatataagaATAAACAATACCTAAATTGGCAACAAGTTATAATAACCTTGAATACTGAAGCCCAATAGTAATCATAACGGCAGCGAAATTTACTTCTTTCAAAATGACGAAAAATGTCCTTTGCTTTATAATTTGACAATCCGAGTTCACAAATCTTAGATGATCTAATATCAACACCTGtaagaaaaa
This region of Cicer arietinum cultivar CDC Frontier isolate Library 1 chromosome 8, Cicar.CDCFrontier_v2.0, whole genome shotgun sequence genomic DNA includes:
- the LOC101511402 gene encoding uncharacterized protein; translated protein: MDSHPQSQEHDPTKKNRIFAFVILIRWIIAIILPFIFLFSVPFLLGLLLLMLADFSVPNPISLPSHCRIVSTGVDIRSSKICELGLSNYKAKDIFRHFERSKFRCRYDYYWASVFKVEYKDHFSGQRQFAFAEAPSEALPLYCRPNFGAAWLTQYKFKVNETYDCWYTSGISKVHLYQDNLFGCRADEQSTIEKIIQYSTQAMEMINYWISDIGRRVKYWRWEVIVGVVSGFATSLISITFIMFLKLLLSSLRQSFAAWILSWRVNAVLIRRTCFFFAYLSFVGWLAIEYGKRLGLMDIFRLPRS